One stretch of Pigmentiphaga aceris DNA includes these proteins:
- a CDS encoding NarK family nitrate/nitrite MFS transporter — MSSYVQTRWEPEDEVFWRTHGARVAQRNLWISIPALMLAFSIWMLWSVVVVNLGHAGFQLSKNQMFWLTALPALSGATLRIFYSFLVPIFGGRRWTAISTASLLVPAIGMGFALRDPSTGFPTLLALALLCGLGGANFSSSMANISFFFPKSKKGVATGLNAGIGNLGVSIAQFVVPLIISVGALGVFGGEAQTYVEGGVTRQLWLQNAGFIWVPFIVVASVAAWFGMNDIADARASFSEQAVIFTRKHNWLMCWLYVGTFGSFIGFSAGMALLTQSQFPHIDPTAYAFLGPLVGALTRPVGGWVADKAGGARVTLYCFVGLCLGVLGVLQFLPQAGIGGSFIGFLGMFIVLFALTGIGNGATFRMIPVIFLTERQRAAHGKGEQAQRQAVVDAGKESAAVLGFSGAIGAYGGFFIPKSFGTSIAMTGSVDAALYCFIGFYLSCILVTWWFYARRHAPMPC, encoded by the coding sequence ATGTCCAGCTATGTCCAGACCCGTTGGGAACCTGAAGACGAGGTCTTCTGGCGTACCCACGGTGCGCGGGTGGCGCAACGCAATCTGTGGATTTCGATTCCCGCCCTGATGCTGGCCTTCAGCATCTGGATGCTGTGGAGCGTGGTGGTGGTCAACCTGGGCCACGCTGGGTTCCAGCTGTCGAAGAACCAGATGTTCTGGCTGACGGCCCTGCCTGCCTTGTCGGGGGCCACCTTGCGGATCTTCTATTCCTTCCTGGTGCCGATCTTCGGCGGCAGACGCTGGACGGCAATCTCGACCGCGAGTCTGCTGGTGCCGGCCATCGGCATGGGCTTTGCGCTGCGCGACCCAAGCACTGGCTTCCCCACTTTGCTGGCACTGGCGCTGCTGTGCGGCTTGGGCGGGGCCAACTTCAGTTCCAGCATGGCCAACATCAGCTTCTTTTTCCCGAAGTCGAAGAAGGGCGTGGCCACCGGGCTGAACGCCGGCATCGGCAATCTGGGGGTGTCGATTGCCCAGTTCGTGGTGCCGCTGATCATCTCGGTGGGCGCGCTAGGCGTGTTTGGGGGGGAGGCACAAACCTACGTCGAGGGTGGGGTGACGCGCCAGCTGTGGCTGCAGAACGCGGGCTTCATCTGGGTACCGTTCATCGTGGTCGCTTCAGTGGCAGCCTGGTTCGGCATGAACGACATCGCGGATGCCCGCGCATCGTTCTCGGAACAGGCGGTGATCTTCACGCGCAAACACAACTGGCTGATGTGCTGGTTGTACGTCGGTACCTTCGGATCCTTCATCGGATTCTCGGCGGGCATGGCGCTGTTGACGCAGTCGCAGTTTCCGCACATCGATCCCACTGCCTACGCCTTTCTCGGCCCGCTGGTGGGGGCGCTGACGCGTCCGGTGGGCGGCTGGGTGGCGGACAAGGCAGGCGGCGCACGCGTGACCTTGTATTGCTTTGTCGGCCTGTGCCTGGGGGTGTTGGGCGTGTTGCAGTTTCTGCCCCAGGCGGGAATCGGCGGCAGCTTCATCGGTTTCCTGGGCATGTTCATCGTGCTGTTTGCGCTGACCGGCATCGGCAACGGCGCGACCTTCCGCATGATCCCCGTGATCTTCCTGACCGAGCGTCAACGTGCGGCCCACGGCAAAGGCGAGCAGGCACAGCGTCAGGCCGTGGTGGACGCGGGCAAGGAATCTGCGGCGGTATTGGGCTTTTCGGGGGCCATTGGCGCGTATGGCGGCTTTTTCATCCCCAAGAGCTTTGGTACCTCGATCGCCATGACCGGCAGTGTGGATGCCGCCTTGTACTGCTTCATCGGTTTCTACCTGAGCTGCATCCTGGTCACGTGGTGGTTCTATGCGCGCAGGCACGCACCCATGCCGTGCTGA